ATCCTTCTACCATTCATACAGTGATTTACCAGAGCATTACGTTTGCCGATGGCGAGTTTGTCGTTAAGCTGCTTGAAGCGGTTGATGCACCATTTATTGTCTGGTCTGTGAGAGAACCGAGTGTGGGTGGGCGGCTCCGTCTGAATTCACTCACGGGGGGAAATAGTACATGCCATGTTCTTCATGATCAGAAACGGCCGTTTTCGTTTTTACTAGGTAACCCGGATGAAGAACGCCTTCGTGCTGAAGTAGAGCGGTTGCTTCGTGTGAATGCGATGAAGTACACCCTCCAGCATAGTACGATTGGCATCGTTGGGGATCATCCGCCAGGTTTTTTCTTTTCTCAGGCAAAGGAAGCTCATTTACAAGAAGCATTTGGTATGCGCTTAAAAACGTTTGATATTGATGAAGCTTTTGAAAAATGTGTTCACTTGCCGGAGGAAGAGTGGCGGCCAGCTGTAAAACAGGCAGAACAAAGCGTCATTGGACTGAATCCAAACGATCATGCGGTCAAGCGTTTTGCCCAGTTTTATACTTATATGAACAAAGAAGTGCATCGGCATCAGGTTGCTGCTTTAGCAATGCGTTGCTGGCCTGATTTCTTTGAGCAACTGCAAGCGGCACCGTGTTCCACATTATCACACTTTACAGAACAAGGCGTTGTCGCTTCTTGTGAAGCAGATATTCATGGTTCATTATCCATGTTTATTTTACGCGAGATGTCCGGTGGCCAAGCACCATATCTCGGAGATCTTGTCCACGTGGTCCCTGAACGGAATGCAGCGGTCTTTTGGCACTGTGGTGCAGGCGCCTATTCTTTAGCAACCCCTGAAACGGGAGCAACGGTAGGGGTTCATCCTAATCGAAAGTTAGGGTTTGCGCTCGATTTTTCATTAAAACCAGGCGCAGTGACAGTCTTTCGCGTCAGCTACACGCAAGAGGGATATCGTTTACTCATAATGAAAGGCGAGGCATTGCCGAATGGAGCAACCTTTCAAGGGACGTCGGTTGAGGTGGCATTTTCTAAGGATATTGAAGAGCTCGTGACGTGTTTGTTGACGGAAGGTTATGAGCCGCATTATGCAATGGTTTATGGAGACGTTACAGGCGAGTTGTTACAGCTGGGAAAAGAACTTGGTATTCCAACAACAATTTATGAGTAATGCAGTGGGAGAGGTTGGGACATGAAAAGAATAGCCGTCTTGCAGGCAGGAGGGCCAACACCGGTGCTTAATGCATCATTGGCGAGTTTTGTAGAAAAAGCTCGGTCATCCGGCCATCTTTTGTTTATTCAAGGGGGCTATCAAGGCCTCGCGGATGGACATTTTATTGAAGCGAGCGATACATTTTTAGCTTGGATATGTAACAATGCACACGTGCCAGGGGCGTGTTTAGGGGCTGGCCGTTTTCAACTTAAAGAAAAAACGTTCAATCTGTGTATTCAACAACTACAACAACATCGAATTGACACACTTGTGGGCATTGGTGGAAATGGGACAATGGCAGCGCTGCACAAGCTCAGTGAGCATGCTCGCCAAATGGAGATGGATCTGCAAATTGTTGGTATCCCAAAGACTGTAGACAATGATATTTCGTGCACAGATCATGCGCCTGGCTTCGGAAGTGCTGCAAGGTATGTCGCTACTTCTACACGTGATATGAGTCGGGATTTGTTGGCCATGAAAGGTTTCGAGAAGGTTCGGGTTCTTGAGACGATGGGTCGACATACAGGCTGG
Above is a genomic segment from Litoribacterium kuwaitense containing:
- the sftI gene encoding sulfoquinovose isomerase, yielding MQGCILYVPIARKTFDMEAAEAQYEASLTWLNSLDTPVIAPGQIMTSPEDLTTFLEEVNPSTIHTVIYQSITFADGEFVVKLLEAVDAPFIVWSVREPSVGGRLRLNSLTGGNSTCHVLHDQKRPFSFLLGNPDEERLRAEVERLLRVNAMKYTLQHSTIGIVGDHPPGFFFSQAKEAHLQEAFGMRLKTFDIDEAFEKCVHLPEEEWRPAVKQAEQSVIGLNPNDHAVKRFAQFYTYMNKEVHRHQVAALAMRCWPDFFEQLQAAPCSTLSHFTEQGVVASCEADIHGSLSMFILREMSGGQAPYLGDLVHVVPERNAAVFWHCGAGAYSLATPETGATVGVHPNRKLGFALDFSLKPGAVTVFRVSYTQEGYRLLIMKGEALPNGATFQGTSVEVAFSKDIEELVTCLLTEGYEPHYAMVYGDVTGELLQLGKELGIPTTIYE